The Deltaproteobacteria bacterium genomic interval GAAACGAGAATCCTCAACTTAACGAGGCGGCCGTCCTTCACGAGTCCCTTTTCAATAATCCGGGAAAGGATGTTGACATCGATATTCCCCCCCGAAACAACCACCGCCACTTTTTTGCCGGAAAGATCGGTCCTCTTTTGCAAAAGGGCGGCGACACCGACAGCACCGGCCCCCTCCGCCACGGTTTTTTCCCTTTCCAAAAGAAAAAGAATCGCATTCGCAATCTCCTCTTCATCAACCGTCACGATGGCATCCACATATTTTTGGACCAACGGGAGCGTCTGTTCACCGACCTTTCTGACCGCAATCCCATCGGCCATCGTTTGACCCGGGGGGAGTTCCGGACATTTCCCCTGCCTGACCGCCTCAATCATGGAAGGAACCGCGGCCGACTGAACACCGATCACACGGATTTTTGGTTTTTTTTGTTTGACCGCGAGCGCAATGCCGCCGATCAACCCGCCACCGCCCACCGGAACAACCACAGCCTCGATCTCCGGATTCTGCTCCAGGATTTCCAACCCGCAGGTCCCCTGCCCGGCAATAATATCCGGGTCGTCAAAGGCATGGATGAAAACCCCTTTCGCCTGATCGCAAAGCCGGCGCGCCTCCCGATAGGCATCGTCATAGGTCGGGCCGTTTAAAATAACATGGGCGCCGTAACCGCGCGTGGAGGTCAGTTTGATGAGGGGGGTCCCGGACGGCATTACGATCGTTGACTGGATCCCCAAACGGCGGGCATGGTAGGCAACCCCCTGGGCATGATTCCCGGCGCTCGCCGCAAAGACACCACGCGCCCGTTCCTCCGGTGAAAGAGCAAGCATCTTATTTAACGCCCCCCGTTCCTTGAAAGAACCAGTCATCTGCAGATTTTCCAGTTTGACAAACACCCGGTTGCCGGAGGCCTCACTCAAGACCTCGGAGGAGGCGAGCGGGGAATAATAGATGGCATCGCGGGTCCGTTTGCGGGCCTCCTCAATTTGCGTGAGAGTCACCACCGCGCGCTTAGTTACGATTTTTACAAAAACAATGCAAGAAAGCTCTTTTAAGGACGGCGGGGCAATCCGTTCACCGAGGCATAGAAGTGGGAGATCCAGATCTGTCGTTGGAGTTCGGCCGCCTCCGGATCGAACGCGAGGGTCGGTTGTCCGTCGGGCCCGATAACAACCTTTTCAGGGGTATCGGTTGTGCGGTATTCCACCGTGGGGATCGGTGAATTTCTTTTTGAAAGATGAAAACCATCTCCCAGACCCTGCCTTCCGGCCCGGGCTGTGACGTAATTATCCAGATTAATCTCCCCGACATGACGCGGCCAGAGGCTCCGATAACGCTCAGCAATCCTCACAAAATGGTCCGCCTCCGTCTCTCCCGGCTGCCGATTCCAGAAAGGGCTCGCCACTTCATCCCATGCCGCAGAGGTCCTCTCCGCCGGCGTCAGTTCCGGGGCGGCCTCCCTCTTTTGCGGGGGGGCGATATACATCCTCCTTTGAGGGGCCGGCGGAAACGCCTCGACAAGAAACGGCCGATCTTCTCCATAGGCCCGGAGGATACGGATCGCCGGGTCAAACGACTCGTCCGTCCGGATCCCGTCACGGGTCACGAGCGGCATCCCGGCATGGGTCTGCAAGGCGACACAATCGCCGCGCGAATTGCCGTACGCCCCGGACTCGGCCAGCGCCCGATAGGTCACCCGGAGGAAATCGTCATAGACACCCCCGGCCCGAAGGCCATGGTAGATCACCTCGATCGCCCAATTCAGCTCCCAGGTCAGATCAACCCCCAACTCCACCCCATCCCGTCTCGCCACAAGACGGGTATAAGGGGCCCGATCGACAAGCGGTCTCGGATCGACGCCGGTTTCCATCCCATGCCGGAATGACCGATACGCCTCTTCAAAGGAATCAAAACGGCCGGTAAAATAATCAGGGTCCACACCGTTACCGTAACGGAAGGTTTCGAGATGAACCCGGCTCCTTTGATACGACCAGATATGGAGGGCCCCATTCCGTTCCTTGAAGAATCCGAATTCCTGTCTTTGACCGCTCCGGATCGCCTCCCTCACCTCTTCCACAGGGATCCCCAATTCCGAGGCCAACGCCTCGCGGGCATGGCGAAGATTCAACTTGAGCCTCTTAAAAACGGTGACCGCGGCATCCTCCACCGCTCCTCGCTCGACCGGTTCTATCCCCTCCATCAATCGTCCGTTTCGGTAGACCAGGATCGCCAGGTCTCCCGAGGCCTGGGAAAAATGGATCCGGAACCGGTCGCCGCGCAGTTCAAAATCGAGAACGACGTTTGGAAAAACCTTCACCTCTCGACCAACCGCTATCGGGAGCGACGGCTGTTTCTCTACAGCCCAGCCTTCGCGGGTCAAGGCCTCCGTCAACGTATCCAATACCTCACCGATCCGCATCGGTTCACCCGGATTCAAACGACTCGGCCCCGCCATAATTTCCAGTTCTTCCCCGAGGCGTTGACCGTCGGCAACCGCACGCGGGTAGTATTCCCCCACAAGCCAACGAAGCCAACGGGCCGCCTCCCCCCGATGGATCGCCTCATCCAGATCCCCTTTCTTGACCTCGACTCCCATATGCCGGAGGACCGCCGGCAGGAGTTCCCGATAGCGAAAACCGGAGGGATCGCTGGCCAACCCCAGAAGTTCTTCACGCCGTGTCACAACCTGTCGTGCCGTCTCCTGCGACCGGAAATCCCCCTCGATAGACCCACGGCTTCTTTCCGCCGCCCGGTAGGTAAAATGTTCGGGCCAGGGTGATCCACCCAACCCTTCGGCATCCAGAAAAAGGGCGGTCAGGTAGTAAGGGTCCCCCGCGACTCTTTGAACACCCTCGATACCACTGGCCAACAACCGTTGGGCAACCCGTTCCCCGACGATTTCGACATCGGTTCCCCTGACCATGCCACGCCGGAAGAGTCGTCCCGCTGTTTCAAAATCATGCCGACGAAGACCGAAGGCCAAGGCCGAACCTCCCTGCAACCCGATCAAAACCGCCTTTTCGTAAGAGGGATCGTCCACCCACTCCCCTCGGAGGGTCGTGAGCGCGACTGTATCTACGTAGCTGTTGGCCGCCAAAAGTCCCATTTGGGCCGTGTAGAGCGCCCGGATCTGACGTGTGGTGGCGGCATCCGGAAAAATGATATCCCCCTGACGTAGGCGGGCCAAAATCCTTTCGCGACCGACCCCGACACCGATGTTGGCCAGGGCCAGGGCGGCCCCCACCATGACCAGCCGGTCCCATTCTCTTTCCTCTTCGGTCCCCTCACCCGTAACCAGTCGCACCCCGGAACGGGCGCTCTGCCAGCCGATACCGGCGAGACCGGCATACGCAACCCGGCGGAAGGCAATGGGGGTGGCAAAAGGGGCGGTAAATCGACTGGCCCGGCTGAAACCGGCACTCTGAAAATAGGGGTGGGCCCGATAAAGAAGCGCCCCCGTCATCCCATAAGCGGACGCTCCCAGAGAGAGAAGATCCACCGAGGAAACAAACGTGGACCCATTTTTTTCAACCCTTGGGTGAAGCACCCTTGTGGAAGGAGAGAGGAGAGTGTTTGGAGACTCTTCAGCCCCTGAATAAGTGGGAACGGAAGGAGGCTCGGGCAGGGCCGAGCCGGATCCCGGGGCCAAAAACCACTGGCCTACCGGATCGGAAGGACCCGCATCAACCTCTCGAGGGGAAGCCATAGGCCGAACCGGTATCGCGGTCCCCTCAAAAAGGTTGCGGGATTAGGCATCCGTCTTGACATACCGTTATTAAAATATTATCCTCATCTCTGATGAGGTTTTTTATAAATCAAAAAGAGTCTAATAATATTAATATATTAGATGGCGATATTTCTGTCGCTGAGGCCTCTTCAATCTGGGGGAAAGAGGATCTATTCAAAAAATCATCAGTTGACTTGAGGATCTTCAAAACCCCTTTCGGATCGATCTCGCTCCTTTATGGCCCCCGACAGATAGGAAAGACCTCCTCACTCAAGCTCTTTCTCTCGCAACTGGAGGATTCTCAAACGATTCTCTTTACCGACTGTTCCGCCATCCTGAACAAGACCGACCTCTACCAGCACCTCTTCGGTCTCATCGCCGGAAAGACAACGATCGTCCTTGACGAGGTTCAGGAGGTGGAGGGGTGGCATCTTGCCCTCAGATCCCTTCACTCCGAGGGACGACTCAAAGAATGCCGGATCTGGTGCACCGGGAGCGAGGCAAGGTATTTGATCGAAAGTGGAGAGCGCCTTCCGGGAAGGCGTGGCGAAGGGAAAACCGTCTTTGCACGCCCCTGGAGTTTCCGGGAATTCATGGATTTTTTTCACCGGGATGAAACCATCCCCTACCGGAAGATCAACTTCCAACATATCAACCAGCGGTGGCTGGGCGAGCAGAGGGTGGACTGGTCTCCCTTTTGGCAAAGCTACTGCCTGACAGGGGGGGTCCCGAAAGCGGTCGGCACCTTTCACAAGAACGGGAATCTCCCGGACACCCTTTGGAGAGTCTATGTCGATTGGATACTGGGGAGTTGGTCAAAGATGCGAACACCGGAGAGGAGTCTCTCCTCGCTTGCCCGGAGACTCTGCGAAACTTTAAACAGCCGCGTCGGCTACGAATCACTGAAGAAAGGGACCGATATCCAAAGCGCCAATACGATCAAGACCCTCCTCAACATCCAGGAAGACCATTTTTCGATCCGCGTTCTCCCCCGATACGATCTGCAAAGGGGTAAATTTCTCCCCTCAAAGTTAAAGAAGATCTATCCGCTGGACCCCTTCATGGCTCGCGTCTTTGCCGCCATCGGCTGGAATCTGAGACGCCTGTACGACGAATCGCTCCCCCCTTTAAGACTGGACGAATGCGCCTTTTTGACCCAGATGACCCGCTGGATTGACCCTCCCGAAGTAAGCTACCTCTACAGCGAAAAGAGCCAGTCCGAGGTCGATTTCTATTTTGAGGAATGCGGTTTTGAGCTTAAATCAGCGGGAGACCCGACCGCCAAACAACGGGAGATTCTTAAACTTTGCCCTCACGCGTTTGTCCTCACAAAGGAGAAGATTCCTCTGATGGCCTACCTGATCGGTGAAGAAAGAGGCCAGCCGTTGGCGGAGGCATGAAAGAGGGAGGCCCAGACCCTT includes:
- a CDS encoding threonine ammonia-lyase, coding for MVTLTQIEEARKRTRDAIYYSPLASSEVLSEASGNRVFVKLENLQMTGSFKERGALNKMLALSPEERARGVFAASAGNHAQGVAYHARRLGIQSTIVMPSGTPLIKLTSTRGYGAHVILNGPTYDDAYREARRLCDQAKGVFIHAFDDPDIIAGQGTCGLEILEQNPEIEAVVVPVGGGGLIGGIALAVKQKKPKIRVIGVQSAAVPSMIEAVRQGKCPELPPGQTMADGIAVRKVGEQTLPLVQKYVDAIVTVDEEEIANAILFLLEREKTVAEGAGAVGVAALLQKRTDLSGKKVAVVVSGGNIDVNILSRIIEKGLVKDGRLVKLRILVSDRPGGLSGLTRLIAESRANIMEIVHNRAFADVGYAETEVAVTLETRGPEHVEEIIGKLRQGGYRVTQDI
- a CDS encoding ATP-binding protein, which codes for MRFFINQKESNNINILDGDISVAEASSIWGKEDLFKKSSVDLRIFKTPFGSISLLYGPRQIGKTSSLKLFLSQLEDSQTILFTDCSAILNKTDLYQHLFGLIAGKTTIVLDEVQEVEGWHLALRSLHSEGRLKECRIWCTGSEARYLIESGERLPGRRGEGKTVFARPWSFREFMDFFHRDETIPYRKINFQHINQRWLGEQRVDWSPFWQSYCLTGGVPKAVGTFHKNGNLPDTLWRVYVDWILGSWSKMRTPERSLSSLARRLCETLNSRVGYESLKKGTDIQSANTIKTLLNIQEDHFSIRVLPRYDLQRGKFLPSKLKKIYPLDPFMARVFAAIGWNLRRLYDESLPPLRLDECAFLTQMTRWIDPPEVSYLYSEKSQSEVDFYFEECGFELKSAGDPTAKQREILKLCPHAFVLTKEKIPLMAYLIGEERGQPLAEA